In Oryzihumus leptocrescens, the following are encoded in one genomic region:
- a CDS encoding peptidoglycan-binding protein — MSEADLPPLSTEELAAEAGTALPDKEVMSLLDLNVDLNLALDVAAPIDLAVGANANVAAPIDASVGANILSAGSSAASLAHQDVSIDQGLSGSAIAHAPQHSGIDQSAPAGDTTTPTGADAPATAGATAPDPASALNGDLLKVDVNAAADAKLAAPIDGAVAANANVAAPIDASVSANVGSIASQATAIADQQGSITQHLDGTAEATADQTSQINQ; from the coding sequence ATGAGCGAAGCCGATCTTCCGCCGCTGTCCACGGAGGAGCTCGCAGCCGAAGCCGGCACCGCGTTGCCGGACAAGGAGGTCATGTCCCTGCTGGACCTCAACGTCGACCTGAACCTCGCCCTGGATGTCGCAGCCCCGATCGACCTCGCCGTGGGCGCCAACGCCAACGTGGCGGCGCCGATCGACGCCTCGGTCGGCGCCAACATCCTGTCCGCCGGTTCGAGCGCCGCGTCGCTGGCGCACCAGGACGTGAGCATCGACCAAGGCCTGTCCGGCTCCGCGATCGCCCACGCACCGCAGCACAGCGGCATCGACCAGAGCGCCCCCGCCGGCGACACCACCACGCCGACGGGTGCCGACGCCCCGGCCACCGCAGGGGCCACCGCCCCCGACCCGGCGTCGGCACTCAACGGGGACCTGCTCAAGGTCGACGTCAACGCCGCCGCCGACGCCAAGCTCGCTGCACCCATCGACGGTGCCGTGGCGGCCAACGCCAACGTGGCGGCGCCGATCGACGCCTCGGTCTCGGCCAACGTCGGCTCCATCGCGTCGCAGGCCACCGCCATCGCCGACCAGCAGGGATCGATCACCCAGCACCTCGACGGGACCGCGGAGGCCACGGCCGACCAGACCTCGCAGATCAACCAGTAG
- a CDS encoding WXG100 family type VII secretion target: protein MSSRRSAEWHLVGHGSDPVPASEWEVRTVVSDMRQRAQDASTAEETLRRLSHLDGWRGEAATTFASKAGDVLDDLGKVVDRYEKVASALADWADDVSVARSRTWSAVQDAEQADREVRAHTRDIAHGPHPTPEQIADQQAADAQRDAAQERLDRARSDMANAMSALDSAADRAKSRIDAAADVWDDGFWGNVKGWIRDRAEVIEILCKALEVIGTILGAVILILVLTIGAPFVLLVGAFVVAALVLAGHLLLKTADEGDVTWTTIGLDVLNVALSVTGLKAFTAVPKALESLRALVPSIATRLGTLSRSAALARLSEGNLTQLENALRIANPRNGLAQWAARIKEGGDLAYDGASRPVLAALDLQPGRLSVLLHQDKEIARLHQLVRAMKGFDLERDELIQVMDAQRKMWLYLGNTTATDVVNAYSAPSIPGKVEDVTRYLEENHPWSLRPTH from the coding sequence ATGTCCAGCCGGCGCTCCGCGGAGTGGCACCTGGTCGGCCACGGCAGCGACCCTGTGCCGGCCTCGGAGTGGGAGGTCCGCACGGTGGTCTCCGACATGCGCCAGCGCGCGCAGGACGCCTCCACCGCCGAGGAGACCCTGCGGCGGCTCAGCCACCTCGACGGCTGGCGCGGCGAGGCTGCGACCACTTTCGCCAGCAAGGCCGGCGACGTGCTCGACGATCTCGGCAAGGTCGTGGACCGCTACGAGAAGGTGGCGTCCGCGCTCGCGGACTGGGCCGACGACGTGTCGGTCGCGCGCTCGCGGACCTGGTCCGCCGTCCAGGACGCGGAGCAGGCCGACCGTGAAGTGCGCGCGCACACCCGCGACATCGCGCACGGCCCCCATCCCACCCCCGAGCAGATCGCGGACCAGCAAGCCGCCGACGCCCAGCGTGACGCGGCCCAGGAGCGGCTCGACCGGGCACGCTCGGACATGGCGAACGCGATGTCCGCACTCGACAGCGCAGCCGACCGGGCGAAGAGCCGCATCGACGCCGCCGCCGACGTCTGGGACGACGGCTTCTGGGGCAACGTCAAGGGCTGGATCCGCGACCGGGCCGAGGTGATCGAGATCCTCTGCAAGGCACTGGAGGTGATCGGCACCATCCTCGGCGCGGTCATCCTCATCCTCGTTCTCACCATCGGCGCTCCCTTTGTCCTCCTCGTCGGCGCGTTCGTCGTCGCGGCGCTGGTCCTTGCGGGTCACCTCCTGCTGAAGACCGCCGACGAAGGTGACGTGACCTGGACGACGATCGGGCTGGACGTGCTCAACGTCGCTCTCTCGGTCACGGGGCTCAAGGCGTTCACCGCCGTCCCCAAGGCCCTGGAGAGCCTGCGCGCCCTGGTGCCCTCGATCGCCACCCGGCTCGGCACCCTCAGCCGTTCCGCGGCCCTGGCCCGCCTCTCCGAGGGCAACCTGACCCAGCTCGAGAACGCACTGCGGATCGCCAACCCCCGCAACGGCCTGGCCCAGTGGGCAGCGCGCATCAAGGAGGGCGGTGACCTGGCCTACGACGGCGCCAGCCGCCCCGTGCTCGCCGCCCTGGACCTCCAGCCCGGCCGACTCAGCGTGCTGCTGCACCAGGACAAGGAGATCGCCAGGCTCCACCAGCTCGTCCGGGCGATGAAGGGCTTCGATCTCGAGAGGGATGAGCTCATTCAGGTCATGGACGCGCAACGGAAGATGTGGTTGTACCTCGGCAACACGACGGCCACCGACGTCGTCAACGCCTACTCGGCACCCTCAATCCCCGGCAAGGTCGAGGACGTCACACGCTACCTCGAGGAGAACCACCCGTGGTCCCTACGCCCCACGCACTGA
- a CDS encoding ABC transporter substrate-binding protein: protein MRTRHGLRVLAVALTAGLAVAGCTSPSQNTSAKAPDPVRPEAVKLGAHPVPANTHIGIVVSLKSAPGQGSEWLGNAGGAEVAAYQYKLGGRAVTLDVVDDKGTAAGATAALRTLAGKEVAGIVAATSGSHLTDALAKAATRTPVLLPYETDAAGLPDNVWLTGPDSGQVVKTLRTVLAQRNLRRPFVVTTDQQPLPGLDGAQSGTLGPQSGGDALRAGIEKAARSGLVDSVVVAAPAEAQASLVAALQGTKLDLPVLLGADAVSPVFADSLAQHGSLAGELTTVGLDAGDVTALGSDDHADRAASFFAALRIVAGDPQVQDLFGQATFADQAGVADIRSHDAVVSLVRAVATAGSTAPDKVLAALSGLRVTGSDGLAGPDLDFRLHSAVADQDVHVLHATSQNPSVRPSAVGSPLKLFWFAEPSHEES, encoded by the coding sequence ATGAGAACTCGCCACGGGCTCCGCGTGCTGGCGGTCGCCCTGACGGCCGGACTGGCCGTCGCCGGCTGTACCTCCCCGTCGCAGAACACGTCCGCGAAGGCGCCGGACCCGGTGCGGCCCGAGGCAGTGAAGCTGGGAGCGCACCCGGTGCCCGCGAACACCCACATCGGGATCGTCGTGTCGCTGAAGTCGGCGCCCGGCCAGGGCTCGGAGTGGCTCGGCAACGCCGGCGGCGCCGAGGTGGCGGCATATCAGTACAAGCTCGGTGGCCGGGCCGTGACCCTCGATGTCGTCGACGACAAGGGCACCGCGGCCGGCGCCACCGCTGCACTGCGGACGCTCGCGGGCAAGGAGGTCGCCGGGATCGTGGCCGCGACCAGCGGCAGCCACCTCACCGACGCACTCGCGAAGGCGGCCACCCGCACCCCGGTGCTGCTGCCCTACGAGACCGACGCCGCCGGACTGCCCGACAACGTCTGGCTCACCGGCCCCGACTCCGGTCAGGTCGTCAAGACCCTGCGAACGGTGCTGGCCCAGCGAAACCTCCGCCGGCCGTTCGTGGTGACCACCGACCAGCAGCCGCTGCCTGGCCTCGACGGCGCCCAGAGCGGCACCTTAGGCCCGCAGTCCGGTGGCGACGCGCTCCGGGCCGGGATCGAGAAGGCGGCCAGGAGTGGCCTGGTCGACTCCGTGGTCGTTGCGGCCCCAGCCGAGGCACAGGCCTCTCTCGTGGCCGCGCTGCAGGGCACCAAGCTCGACCTCCCGGTCCTGCTCGGCGCCGACGCGGTCAGCCCGGTGTTCGCCGACTCCCTCGCTCAGCACGGCTCCCTCGCCGGCGAGCTGACCACCGTCGGCCTCGACGCCGGCGACGTCACCGCGTTGGGCTCGGACGACCACGCCGACCGGGCCGCGAGCTTCTTCGCCGCCCTGCGCATCGTCGCGGGCGACCCGCAGGTCCAAGACCTGTTCGGGCAGGCCACGTTCGCCGACCAGGCCGGCGTGGCCGACATTCGCAGCCACGACGCCGTGGTGTCGCTGGTCCGGGCCGTTGCCACCGCCGGCAGCACGGCACCCGACAAGGTCCTCGCCGCGCTCTCCGGTCTGCGGGTCACCGGCTCCGACGGCCTCGCCGGACCCGACCTCGACTTCCGCCTGCACAGCGCGGTCGCCGATCAGGACGTGCACGTGCTCCACGCGACCTCGCAGAACCCGAGCGTGCGACCGAGTGCCGTCGGCAGCCCGCTGAAGCTGTTCTGGTTCGCCGAGCCGTCCCACGAGGAGAGCTGA
- a CDS encoding serine/threonine-protein kinase, which yields MVAVGRALGSNYELRSLLGSGAMGDVWVAIDRSTGAEVAAKVLKSEYSQNPDIIARFIQERSILLGLEHPNIVRVRDLVVERDSLAIVMDLVDGTDLRGALRQEGTLAPTTAVRVAAYVLEGLAAAHSQGALHRDVKPDNVLLVRDWRELGPDAVRLSDFSIARLAQESTVQATGLLGTPEYMPPELFESGTSSAASDVYAAGVLLYQLLAGRTPFAGPGTAFTIGNRAVTMEAPALDLPGPLWQLLSSLLSKDPRRRPKASTAAQTLRELAPALVDVPPLPAQPTPDSWRRSGGAGLVREPIRPVDAPAAFDVGGTNLDVSFAAEEPRAEREGGVRALVPGPAAALDAGVTNVGGLPREYVAPELTPSVDAPTADGRRRLRTPMYVGGALVLVAAIVIAVVLLRGGGHGGVDPAATAGAASRSSRVDALRQDQTVPGTGLELAREATYDTKSRSVEMTVHLKADRVALQGPVLQVIPLPQGGEQCPLVAWDGASVTKDSALVSGITAPCAYRLDVPQIPAGQTVSVKATLPLTLKGDPEKALGDWLDQVANATSQALQQTGPNNTAYAIQRLESVEVKAPDFATTRTGQLRVVLYPRWVGSGVDTQHVLYDSTEGDTTDLLDEVAGGLAGVRLTDGCNGAVSIRKGLFVSVLHQSDSCEIDATVGNLTDLRSNTFQIAGLGG from the coding sequence ATGGTGGCCGTGGGCCGGGCGCTGGGGAGCAACTACGAGCTGAGGTCGCTGCTCGGGTCCGGCGCGATGGGTGACGTCTGGGTGGCCATCGACCGGTCCACGGGCGCCGAGGTCGCAGCCAAGGTGCTCAAGAGCGAGTACAGCCAGAACCCCGACATCATCGCCCGATTCATCCAGGAGCGATCGATCCTGCTCGGCCTCGAGCATCCCAATATCGTGCGCGTGCGCGACCTGGTCGTGGAACGCGACTCCCTCGCGATCGTCATGGACCTCGTCGACGGCACTGACCTGCGCGGGGCCCTGCGCCAGGAGGGCACCCTCGCCCCGACGACAGCGGTCCGGGTGGCGGCGTACGTGCTCGAAGGGCTGGCGGCGGCGCACTCCCAGGGGGCCCTGCACCGCGACGTCAAGCCCGACAACGTGCTCCTGGTCCGCGACTGGCGCGAGCTCGGGCCCGACGCCGTCCGGCTCTCCGACTTCAGCATCGCCCGGCTCGCGCAGGAGTCGACCGTGCAGGCCACCGGCCTTCTCGGGACCCCGGAGTACATGCCGCCGGAGCTCTTCGAGAGCGGCACCTCCAGTGCCGCCTCCGACGTGTACGCCGCCGGCGTGCTCCTCTACCAGCTGCTCGCCGGCCGGACCCCGTTCGCGGGCCCCGGGACCGCCTTCACGATCGGCAACCGCGCGGTCACCATGGAGGCGCCCGCGCTCGACCTGCCCGGTCCGCTGTGGCAGCTGCTGTCCTCGCTGCTCTCCAAGGATCCGCGCCGCCGGCCCAAGGCGAGCACCGCCGCGCAGACCCTGCGCGAGCTGGCTCCCGCCCTGGTCGACGTGCCACCGCTCCCCGCCCAGCCGACCCCCGACTCCTGGCGCCGCAGCGGCGGCGCAGGCCTGGTGCGCGAGCCCATCCGCCCGGTCGACGCCCCGGCGGCCTTCGACGTCGGCGGCACCAACCTCGACGTCTCGTTCGCCGCCGAGGAGCCGCGCGCCGAGCGCGAAGGCGGCGTCCGCGCGTTGGTCCCCGGCCCCGCGGCGGCACTCGACGCGGGGGTGACCAACGTCGGCGGCCTCCCGCGCGAGTACGTCGCCCCCGAGCTCACCCCGTCCGTCGACGCACCGACCGCCGATGGGCGGCGCCGGCTGCGCACCCCCATGTACGTCGGGGGAGCGCTCGTCCTCGTCGCGGCGATCGTGATCGCCGTCGTGCTCCTTCGAGGCGGCGGCCACGGCGGGGTCGACCCGGCCGCCACTGCGGGCGCGGCGTCGCGCAGCAGCCGGGTCGACGCGCTCCGCCAGGACCAGACCGTTCCGGGCACCGGCCTCGAGCTGGCTCGCGAGGCCACGTACGACACGAAGAGCCGCAGCGTCGAGATGACCGTCCACCTCAAGGCCGACCGGGTGGCGCTACAGGGTCCGGTGCTGCAGGTGATCCCGCTGCCGCAGGGCGGCGAGCAGTGCCCGTTGGTGGCGTGGGACGGCGCGTCGGTGACCAAGGACTCGGCGTTGGTCAGTGGGATCACCGCGCCGTGCGCCTACCGCCTCGACGTGCCGCAGATCCCGGCCGGGCAGACGGTCTCGGTCAAGGCCACGCTCCCGCTCACGCTCAAGGGCGACCCCGAGAAGGCCCTCGGGGACTGGCTCGACCAGGTGGCGAACGCCACGAGCCAGGCCCTGCAGCAGACCGGCCCCAACAACACCGCGTACGCCATCCAGCGGCTGGAGTCGGTCGAGGTCAAGGCTCCCGACTTCGCGACCACGCGGACCGGGCAGCTGCGGGTCGTGCTCTACCCGCGATGGGTGGGCTCCGGGGTCGACACCCAGCACGTGCTCTACGACAGCACTGAGGGCGACACCACCGACCTGCTCGACGAGGTTGCCGGCGGTCTCGCCGGCGTGCGTCTCACCGACGGCTGCAACGGCGCCGTGTCGATCCGCAAGGGGTTGTTCGTCTCGGTGCTGCACCAGTCCGACTCCTGCGAGATCGACGCGACCGTCGGGAACCTGACCGATCTGCGGAGCAACACCTTTCAGATCGCCGGACTGGGCGGATAG
- a CDS encoding FtsK/SpoIIIE domain-containing protein, protein MEAPEETVDVLLDCDEQTTAAALGEALGDLIPGTSRELVVGDQPVAPDATLAELELLDGMRVGLGSKVAPDPEVSTSGWQLHVVAGPDAGAVFALPEGEHVVGRSGVVSFMDSALSRQHARITVNGSGAEVTDLGSSNGSRLDGVPLEANVATPMGLGQMLSVGHSVVTLTPARPSDAATELADPGHAHFLRQPRMLPHHVQPEVQIPNAPREQPQRRIPVIAMVIPLLLGVTMATIMHAPQYLLFALMSPAMLAANYFSDQRSGAKDHKAAVATYHADLAASQERLTRLVGEEQARLREELPDAAATFLTCVLPGRRLWERRRHDADSLVMRVGSADLPSTVRLTGDVAAADEDQRLHCVPVSLPLGECGVVGLAGASENVAALLRWMVVQLCAYHPTRDLTISLVTHHGEKHWDWVRWLPHLRPRDAESSPVFIGNDPHTVTTQISYLNALLTARKQASNGRSGISAQSFPAHVLVVHGYRQMRTTLGLGQLLEEGPAYGIFAICTDEEERLLPEKCTATVVVDPARPDYATLRRTGRPNTPDVLLEGVTPRWCERVARAISPLVDVGGDVDEAVLPDSCRLLDVLDLDPPTVDAVRARWAMAPRSTAMTIGAGLDGPFTLDLRRDGPHGLVAGTTGSGKTELLQTMIASLALANRPDELNFVLVDYKGDSAFKDCVNLPHTVGKVNDLDPHLVERALESLSAELRYREHFFAEAQVKDIEDYQLLQSKEPHRPSLPRLLLVIDEFAALFKELPDFVSGLVGIAQRGRSLGIHLILATQRPSGVVSPEIRANTNLRIALRVTDATDSVDVLQGPEAASIPKSAPGRGYARLGAGNLLSFQAGRVGGRRPGAVVEELQPPFVARIDWKSLGYKLPTLPSSADRDDVKDTDLAGLVSAVREAAGRDGVPPQRQPWLPALPEKLTMEEVYADLPEAAGLPPLPFGRRDLPRDQRQEAATFDLNHDDHLLVIGAARSGRSQVVRALAASIARLTSPADVHVYGIDCGNGALNPLTALPHCGAVASRTEPERVARLLGRLGAEMDRRQVVLAEHGFADVGEQRRSGQDPLPHIVIALDRWEGFVAAFGDLDNGAMTDAVSRILREGASLGVHAVVTGDRTLANNRIATMTESKFTLRLADKSDFSLVGLSPRTIPDRLPAGRGFSPAGTETQVMLLDLDEGGQAQAAVLARLAEESRARYAGLDPAGKPFRVDVLPSRLTLPEALALRPAGASDPFVLVGVGGDDLTAYAPDLRRSSTFLVVGPNRSGRSTVLRSAALSAIQTGARVLCLAPRPGPLRDLAGTDGVVAVVTDPTTTAEALTELLAPVQGPVLVVVDDGEELKDAPAGPFLHGLVRGSADEDRWLLLGGQADALSVGFSGWHVEARKARQGMLLSPQGGGDGELIGVKLPRSVVGQPIQPGRGLLHLGDGSIVRVATALS, encoded by the coding sequence GTGGAAGCGCCCGAGGAGACGGTCGACGTCCTCCTCGACTGCGACGAGCAGACCACGGCCGCCGCTCTCGGCGAGGCACTGGGGGACCTGATCCCGGGAACCAGCCGCGAGCTCGTCGTCGGTGACCAGCCGGTCGCGCCGGACGCGACCCTCGCCGAGCTCGAGCTCCTCGACGGGATGCGCGTCGGCCTGGGGTCGAAGGTCGCGCCCGACCCCGAGGTCAGCACCTCGGGGTGGCAGCTGCACGTCGTCGCCGGCCCCGACGCCGGCGCGGTGTTCGCCCTGCCCGAGGGTGAGCACGTCGTCGGCCGGAGCGGCGTGGTCTCGTTCATGGACTCGGCGCTCTCGCGCCAGCACGCCCGGATCACGGTCAACGGCTCCGGGGCGGAGGTCACCGACCTCGGGTCCAGCAACGGCAGCCGGCTGGACGGTGTGCCTCTGGAGGCGAACGTCGCGACGCCGATGGGTCTGGGCCAGATGCTCTCGGTCGGTCACTCCGTCGTGACGTTGACGCCGGCACGGCCCTCCGACGCGGCGACGGAGCTGGCCGACCCGGGCCACGCGCACTTCCTGCGCCAGCCGCGAATGCTGCCCCACCACGTGCAGCCCGAGGTGCAGATCCCGAACGCCCCGCGGGAGCAGCCGCAGCGCCGGATCCCGGTGATCGCGATGGTCATCCCGCTCCTGCTCGGCGTCACGATGGCGACGATCATGCACGCGCCGCAGTACCTCCTGTTCGCGCTGATGAGCCCGGCCATGCTTGCGGCCAACTACTTCTCCGACCAGCGCTCCGGCGCCAAGGACCACAAGGCGGCAGTGGCGACGTACCACGCCGACCTCGCGGCCAGCCAGGAGAGGCTCACCCGCCTCGTCGGCGAGGAGCAGGCGAGACTGCGCGAGGAGCTGCCCGACGCCGCAGCCACCTTCCTGACCTGCGTGCTGCCCGGTCGCCGGCTCTGGGAGCGGCGCCGCCACGACGCCGACTCGCTCGTGATGCGCGTCGGCAGCGCCGACCTGCCCTCGACGGTCCGGCTCACCGGCGACGTCGCCGCGGCGGACGAGGACCAGCGGCTGCACTGCGTGCCGGTCAGCCTGCCGCTGGGGGAGTGCGGCGTGGTTGGCCTCGCCGGCGCGTCGGAGAATGTCGCGGCGCTGCTGCGCTGGATGGTCGTGCAGCTGTGTGCCTACCATCCCACCCGAGACCTGACGATCAGCCTTGTCACCCACCACGGTGAGAAGCACTGGGACTGGGTGCGCTGGCTGCCCCACCTGCGCCCGCGCGACGCCGAGAGCAGCCCGGTGTTCATCGGCAACGACCCCCACACGGTGACCACCCAGATCAGCTACCTCAACGCCCTGCTCACCGCCCGCAAGCAGGCCAGCAACGGCCGCTCCGGGATCTCCGCGCAGAGCTTCCCGGCCCACGTGCTCGTCGTGCACGGCTATCGCCAGATGCGGACCACCCTCGGTCTCGGGCAGTTGCTCGAGGAGGGCCCGGCATACGGCATCTTCGCGATCTGCACCGACGAGGAGGAGCGCCTGCTCCCCGAGAAGTGCACCGCCACCGTGGTCGTCGACCCGGCCCGCCCCGACTACGCGACCCTTCGCCGCACGGGCCGGCCGAACACCCCCGACGTGCTGCTCGAGGGCGTCACGCCGCGGTGGTGTGAGCGTGTGGCCCGGGCCATCTCGCCGCTGGTCGACGTGGGTGGTGACGTGGATGAGGCGGTGCTGCCCGACAGCTGCCGCCTGCTCGACGTCCTTGACCTCGACCCGCCGACGGTGGACGCCGTCCGGGCCCGCTGGGCGATGGCCCCGCGCTCAACCGCGATGACGATCGGCGCCGGCCTCGACGGACCGTTCACCCTCGACCTGCGCCGCGACGGCCCGCACGGGCTGGTCGCCGGTACGACGGGCTCGGGCAAGACCGAGCTCCTCCAGACGATGATCGCCTCGCTGGCCCTGGCCAACCGGCCCGACGAGCTGAACTTCGTGCTCGTCGACTACAAGGGCGACAGCGCCTTCAAGGACTGCGTCAACCTGCCGCACACCGTCGGCAAGGTCAACGACCTCGACCCCCACCTCGTCGAGCGGGCGCTGGAGTCGCTCTCGGCCGAGCTGCGCTACCGCGAGCACTTCTTCGCCGAGGCCCAGGTCAAGGACATCGAGGACTACCAGCTGCTGCAGTCCAAGGAGCCACATCGTCCCTCGCTGCCGCGGCTCCTGCTGGTCATCGACGAGTTCGCCGCGCTGTTCAAGGAGCTGCCCGATTTCGTCTCCGGCCTCGTCGGCATCGCCCAGCGGGGACGCAGCCTCGGCATCCACCTGATCCTGGCCACCCAGCGCCCCAGCGGCGTCGTCTCGCCCGAGATCCGAGCCAACACCAACCTGAGGATCGCGCTGCGGGTCACCGACGCCACCGACAGCGTTGACGTCCTCCAGGGACCGGAGGCGGCCAGCATTCCCAAGTCCGCGCCCGGTCGCGGCTACGCCCGACTCGGCGCCGGCAACCTGCTCTCCTTCCAGGCCGGTCGGGTCGGCGGTCGCCGACCGGGTGCCGTGGTCGAAGAGCTGCAGCCGCCCTTCGTCGCGCGCATCGACTGGAAGTCGTTGGGCTACAAACTGCCGACGCTGCCCTCGAGCGCCGACCGTGACGACGTCAAGGACACCGACCTTGCTGGTCTCGTCTCGGCGGTGCGCGAGGCCGCTGGGCGCGACGGCGTACCCCCGCAGCGGCAGCCATGGCTGCCCGCGTTGCCCGAGAAGCTGACCATGGAGGAGGTGTATGCCGACCTCCCCGAGGCCGCCGGCCTGCCTCCGCTGCCCTTCGGCCGGCGCGACCTGCCGCGCGACCAGCGCCAGGAGGCCGCCACCTTCGACCTGAACCACGACGACCACCTGCTCGTCATCGGCGCGGCCCGGAGTGGGCGCTCGCAGGTGGTCCGTGCTCTGGCCGCCTCGATCGCGCGGCTGACCTCGCCTGCCGACGTGCATGTCTACGGCATCGACTGCGGCAACGGTGCGCTCAACCCGTTGACCGCGCTGCCGCACTGCGGCGCCGTCGCGAGTCGGACCGAGCCCGAGCGCGTGGCCCGCCTGCTCGGACGGCTCGGCGCCGAGATGGACCGTCGCCAGGTCGTGCTGGCCGAGCACGGGTTCGCCGACGTCGGCGAGCAGCGTCGCTCCGGCCAGGACCCGTTGCCACACATCGTGATCGCGCTCGACCGCTGGGAGGGCTTCGTCGCCGCGTTCGGTGACCTCGACAACGGTGCGATGACCGACGCCGTGAGCCGGATCCTCCGCGAGGGCGCCAGCCTCGGCGTGCACGCCGTCGTCACCGGCGACCGCACGCTGGCCAACAACCGCATCGCGACGATGACGGAGTCGAAGTTCACCCTCCGCCTCGCCGACAAGTCCGACTTCTCGCTGGTCGGCCTCTCCCCGCGGACCATCCCCGACCGGCTGCCCGCAGGGCGCGGCTTCAGCCCCGCCGGCACGGAGACCCAGGTGATGCTGCTCGACCTCGACGAGGGCGGTCAGGCCCAGGCCGCGGTGCTCGCCCGTCTTGCCGAGGAGTCGCGCGCTCGGTACGCCGGCCTGGACCCGGCCGGGAAGCCGTTCCGCGTTGACGTCCTACCGAGTCGGCTCACCTTGCCCGAGGCGCTCGCGCTGCGGCCGGCCGGCGCGAGCGACCCGTTCGTCCTGGTCGGCGTGGGCGGTGACGACCTCACGGCATACGCCCCTGACCTGCGGCGCTCCTCGACCTTCCTGGTGGTCGGGCCCAACCGGTCCGGGCGAAGCACCGTGCTGCGCAGCGCGGCCCTCTCGGCGATCCAGACAGGCGCGCGGGTGCTCTGTCTGGCTCCTCGCCCGGGTCCCCTCCGCGACCTCGCCGGGACCGACGGGGTGGTGGCCGTGGTCACCGACCCGACGACCACCGCTGAAGCCCTGACCGAGCTGCTGGCGCCGGTGCAGGGACCCGTCCTGGTCGTCGTCGACGACGGCGAGGAGCTCAAGGACGCCCCTGCCGGGCCGTTCCTGCACGGGCTGGTGCGCGGCAGTGCCGACGAGGACCGCTGGTTGCTGCTCGGTGGGCAGGCCGACGCGCTCTCCGTGGGCTTCTCGGGCTGGCACGTCGAGGCCAGGAAGGCCCGCCAGGGCATGCTGCTCTCCCCGCAGGGCGGCGGCGACGGCGAGCTGATCGGCGTCAAGCTGCCGCGCAGCGTCGTCGGCCAGCCGATCCAGCCCGGCCGTGGCCTGCTGCACCTCGGTGACGGCTCCATCGTCCGGGTGGCAACCGCGCTTTCCTGA
- a CDS encoding WXG100 family type VII secretion target, with the protein MTYQDMQDQATKLAAAKQDIENQLNHLKSQVDQLISGGFVTDSASGQFGSSYEEFNTGAKNCIEGLEGMSQYLTKAAQAFQDVDQQLASALKG; encoded by the coding sequence GTGACCTACCAGGACATGCAGGACCAGGCGACCAAGCTCGCGGCCGCCAAGCAGGACATCGAGAACCAGCTCAACCACCTCAAGAGCCAGGTCGACCAGCTGATCTCCGGTGGCTTCGTCACCGACTCCGCGTCCGGACAGTTCGGCTCGTCCTACGAGGAGTTCAACACCGGCGCCAAGAACTGCATCGAGGGCCTGGAGGGTATGAGCCAGTACCTGACCAAGGCTGCCCAGGCGTTCCAGGACGTCGACCAGCAGCTGGCCTCTGCCCTCAAGGGCTGA
- the bcp gene encoding thioredoxin-dependent thiol peroxidase, whose protein sequence is MPRLETQQPAPDFSLLDQDGNTVSLKDFAGRKLIIFFYPAAMTPGCTKEACDFRDSLARLQGAGYEVVGISPDTPEKQKKFIEKESLTYPLLSDPDHAVMDAYGAWGEKSLYGKKVTGVIRSTVVVGEDGTVELGKYNIKATGHVASLSKALGLD, encoded by the coding sequence ATGCCCCGCCTCGAGACCCAGCAGCCCGCGCCGGACTTCAGCCTGCTCGACCAGGACGGAAACACCGTCTCCCTCAAGGACTTCGCCGGTCGCAAGCTGATCATCTTCTTCTACCCCGCTGCGATGACGCCGGGCTGCACCAAGGAGGCCTGCGACTTCCGCGACTCCCTGGCCCGGCTGCAGGGCGCCGGCTACGAGGTCGTCGGCATCAGCCCCGACACCCCGGAGAAGCAGAAGAAGTTCATCGAGAAGGAGTCGCTGACCTACCCGCTGCTCTCCGACCCCGACCACGCGGTCATGGACGCCTACGGCGCCTGGGGCGAGAAGTCGCTCTACGGCAAGAAGGTCACCGGCGTCATCCGCTCCACCGTCGTCGTCGGCGAGGACGGCACCGTGGAGCTGGGGAAGTACAACATCAAGGCCACCGGCCACGTCGCCTCGCTGTCCAAGGCGCTGGGACTGGACTGA
- a CDS encoding DUF3618 domain-containing protein, translating to MAELEQKSTSVGAIEADINATRDRLAATIDELAFRAQPKEIARREVASVKASLYAATHTPEGDLRVERVAAIGAAVAAVLGLVIWRRTRD from the coding sequence ATGGCTGAGCTCGAGCAGAAGAGCACGTCGGTCGGCGCGATCGAGGCCGACATCAACGCGACGCGTGACCGCCTTGCCGCGACCATCGACGAGCTCGCGTTCCGTGCGCAGCCCAAGGAGATCGCACGCCGCGAGGTCGCGTCGGTCAAGGCGAGCCTGTACGCCGCCACCCACACCCCCGAGGGTGACCTGCGCGTCGAGCGCGTGGCCGCCATCGGTGCTGCCGTCGCTGCCGTGCTCGGCCTGGTCATCTGGCGTCGCACGCGTGACTGA